A single genomic interval of Halorubrum aethiopicum harbors:
- a CDS encoding BGTF surface domain-containing protein: protein MTNDNNSTRKKANAVFFSLIVVLSMVGVGFAGSATALGTNDDYLDVNGDEKQGGVVFQGQDLYLVGDSVNGSNGATVNLRRVTEYNDSNAVTNSEQVEQLTVEALDSDFPSAVGSGGQVVEIDTDDLEAGDYFVRGVGDLAVNPQQSETFEVTVQDLSAEFDDEEVTDEGANSVTELDVSSDRGTYSTNVSANGDLSETELINVLVTGENVDVDSNGYINGSTITPSDAVTVQDLRNILVNVRGNVSVDDAGNPTLESSSTEIGDSNITLDEAIATDANPFGAVVYNTNEEDADEKVGLYQQPDTAADVSFAGVDTGDYEFNFDVGDTEASDNASITVNEQDTTGDFSQGVYTQTAGDVVNMTLELEDTDDAYIQVGDEESGFVDVLYVEDDDDDGEVTFQVNTRLLGTYGPDDDVYNTEDDIVESLTHGGISDADDVPRFEDEDGNGIGFNGYLEQLDLIDSGESPEDQLVRPLQPTSYEVAANGNDLFVVNEDDESELDNEIDLATLELTEPGVGNIQTWTAPSDNADADTDLQDVLDTVNQTSEIAEDDRLVIQAEATGIYGHMVAIDDDGFDALNNGFSASTLDTLDNREGEGVNIEIEADDATGNQDATSLDLAGASESDIIVLVDNDSGQMFIVVDTSSSDAFDGTLDPDAEFTAEIEYEGDADNRFEFNGTSVLGGAGGDSTEAAFPYFQAGDDVTQTSTGDFTIAERDATFDNMDGEEVQVALSESATVSGMTNVAPGSDASVRIQSAEGVSPSFVETSDVQINSDGTFSAEFDVSAQSVNDTGTVSFRVDGSSVADSDMRIVETVGEPANFAVSDLNPQDVTVTSGDVIDVSATVENTGENEATQTVTFQVGGNTIAEQDVTLDGGESMTVEFTDIDTSSLDAGDYEHGVFTDDDSQTATLTVEAADTGGDDGASDDGETDDGASDDGETDDGASDDGETDDGASDDGETDDGASDDGSGDDGSTDDSTPGFGALVALVALIAAALLATRRRD from the coding sequence ATGACAAACGACAATAACTCAACGCGGAAGAAGGCTAATGCGGTCTTCTTCAGCTTGATCGTGGTACTGTCCATGGTCGGCGTTGGCTTTGCCGGGTCCGCGACAGCACTCGGTACCAACGACGACTATCTGGACGTGAACGGCGACGAGAAACAGGGAGGCGTTGTCTTCCAGGGTCAGGACCTTTACCTGGTTGGCGACTCGGTTAATGGCAGCAACGGCGCAACCGTTAACCTTCGCCGAGTCACCGAGTACAACGACTCCAACGCTGTCACGAACAGCGAGCAGGTCGAACAGCTTACTGTCGAGGCGTTAGATAGTGACTTCCCGAGTGCTGTGGGCTCGGGAGGCCAGGTCGTCGAGATCGACACAGACGATCTCGAGGCCGGTGACTACTTCGTCCGTGGCGTCGGTGACTTGGCAGTCAATCCTCAGCAGTCTGAGACATTCGAGGTCACGGTGCAGGACCTCTCTGCTGAGTTTGACGATGAGGAAGTCACCGATGAAGGTGCGAACTCGGTGACCGAACTCGATGTCAGTTCCGACCGTGGAACGTACTCCACGAACGTGAGTGCTAACGGCGATCTCAGTGAGACGGAACTGATTAATGTCCTGGTAACTGGTGAGAACGTGGATGTCGACAGCAACGGATACATTAACGGCTCCACAATCACCCCCAGTGATGCGGTTACTGTACAGGATCTCCGTAACATCCTGGTCAACGTGCGTGGTAACGTCAGCGTTGATGATGCTGGGAACCCGACACTCGAAAGTAGTAGCACTGAGATAGGTGATTCCAACATCACGCTGGATGAGGCCATCGCTACGGACGCTAACCCATTCGGTGCTGTCGTTTACAACACAAACGAAGAGGATGCTGACGAAAAGGTCGGCCTGTACCAGCAGCCCGACACCGCGGCTGACGTCAGCTTTGCCGGAGTTGACACGGGCGACTACGAGTTCAACTTCGACGTCGGTGACACAGAAGCCTCGGATAACGCGTCGATCACGGTGAACGAGCAGGACACGACCGGTGACTTCAGTCAGGGTGTCTACACCCAGACTGCGGGTGACGTCGTGAACATGACGCTCGAGCTCGAGGACACCGACGACGCATACATCCAGGTTGGTGACGAGGAATCCGGCTTCGTCGATGTCCTCTACGTTGAGGACGACGACGACGACGGCGAGGTCACCTTCCAGGTTAACACTCGTCTGCTGGGAACGTACGGACCTGATGATGACGTGTACAACACTGAGGATGACATCGTCGAGAGCCTAACCCACGGTGGCATTAGCGACGCAGACGACGTGCCTCGGTTCGAGGATGAGGATGGAAACGGCATCGGGTTCAACGGTTATCTCGAACAGCTGGATCTGATCGACTCTGGAGAGAGTCCGGAAGACCAGCTCGTCCGGCCGCTTCAGCCCACCAGCTACGAAGTTGCCGCGAACGGGAACGATCTCTTCGTCGTGAACGAGGACGATGAGTCCGAGCTCGACAACGAGATCGACCTCGCGACGCTCGAACTGACTGAACCTGGTGTCGGCAACATCCAGACATGGACCGCTCCGTCCGACAACGCGGATGCGGACACTGACCTTCAGGATGTCCTCGATACCGTGAATCAGACGAGCGAGATCGCAGAAGACGACCGTCTCGTCATCCAGGCCGAGGCAACCGGTATCTACGGTCACATGGTTGCCATTGACGACGACGGCTTCGACGCGCTTAACAACGGCTTCAGCGCGTCCACGCTGGATACGCTCGACAACCGCGAGGGTGAGGGTGTGAACATCGAAATCGAGGCTGACGACGCGACTGGCAACCAGGACGCGACGTCACTCGATCTCGCTGGTGCATCTGAGAGTGATATCATCGTGCTCGTTGACAACGACAGCGGCCAGATGTTCATTGTCGTTGACACGAGTTCCAGCGATGCCTTCGACGGTACGCTCGATCCGGACGCCGAGTTCACGGCCGAGATCGAGTACGAAGGTGACGCGGACAACCGCTTCGAATTCAACGGAACCAGCGTCCTCGGCGGTGCGGGCGGCGATTCCACCGAGGCTGCGTTCCCGTACTTCCAGGCCGGTGACGACGTGACTCAGACCTCAACGGGCGACTTCACGATCGCCGAGCGCGACGCGACCTTCGACAACATGGACGGTGAGGAAGTCCAGGTCGCTCTCAGCGAATCTGCGACGGTCAGCGGAATGACGAACGTTGCGCCCGGTTCAGATGCCAGCGTGCGCATCCAGTCGGCTGAGGGCGTTTCGCCCTCGTTCGTTGAGACGTCTGATGTCCAGATCAACAGCGACGGAACCTTCAGCGCCGAGTTCGACGTGAGCGCCCAGTCCGTCAACGACACGGGTACGGTCAGCTTCCGTGTCGACGGCAGCTCCGTTGCTGACTCCGACATGCGGATCGTCGAGACGGTCGGCGAACCCGCCAACTTCGCCGTCTCCGATCTCAACCCGCAGGACGTGACCGTCACGTCCGGTGACGTCATCGATGTCTCCGCAACGGTTGAGAACACGGGCGAGAACGAGGCGACCCAGACCGTGACGTTCCAGGTCGGCGGTAACACCATCGCCGAGCAGGACGTCACGCTCGACGGCGGCGAGAGCATGACCGTCGAGTTCACCGACATCGACACGTCCAGTCTCGATGCCGGTGACTACGAGCACGGCGTCTTCACCGACGACGACAGCCAGACGGCCACGCTGACCGTCGAGGCTGCCGACACCGGTGGTGACGACGGTGCCTCCGACGACGGAGAGACTGACGACGGTGCCTCCGACGACGGAGAGACTGACGACGGTGCCTCCGACGACGGAGAGACCGACGACGGTGCCTCCGACGACGGAGAGACCGACGACGGTGCCTCCGACGACGGCTCCGGTGATGACGGCTCGACGGACGACAGCACGCCCGGCTTCGGCGCGCTCGTCGCCCTCGTCGCCCTCATCGCTGCTGCCCTGCTCGCGACGCGGCGTCGCGACTAA
- a CDS encoding bacteriorhodopsin: protein MTQTEVYREIRADRLLNLSFWANIALAGLSILLFVYMGRNVEDPRSRLIFVATLMVPLVSISSYLGLASGLTVSFLEMPAGHPLAGEEVLTMWGRYLTWALSTPMILLALGLLAGSNVTKLFTAIVMDIGMCVTGLAAALTTSSYALRWFWYAISCAFFAVVLYVLLVEWSADAEAAGTAEIFDTLKVLTVVLWIGYPVFWALGAEGFALLDVAITSWAYSGMDIVAKYVFAFLLLRWVADNERVVAGMASGLGAATPGAAPADD from the coding sequence CTGACACAGACCGAGGTGTATCGAGAGATACGGGCCGACCGGCTGTTGAACCTCTCCTTCTGGGCGAACATCGCGCTCGCGGGGCTGTCGATCCTGCTCTTCGTCTACATGGGTCGAAACGTCGAGGACCCCCGTTCACGACTCATCTTCGTCGCGACGCTCATGGTCCCGCTCGTCTCCATCTCGAGCTATCTGGGGTTGGCCTCCGGGCTCACGGTGAGTTTCCTCGAGATGCCGGCCGGCCACCCGCTGGCCGGCGAGGAGGTGCTCACGATGTGGGGGCGGTACCTCACGTGGGCGCTGTCGACGCCGATGATCCTGCTCGCGCTCGGGCTGCTCGCCGGCTCGAACGTCACCAAGCTGTTCACGGCGATCGTGATGGACATCGGGATGTGCGTCACGGGGCTCGCCGCCGCGTTGACCACGTCGTCGTACGCGCTCCGCTGGTTCTGGTACGCGATCAGCTGCGCGTTCTTCGCCGTGGTGCTGTACGTGCTCCTCGTCGAGTGGTCCGCCGACGCCGAGGCGGCCGGCACCGCCGAGATCTTCGACACGCTGAAAGTACTGACCGTGGTGTTGTGGATCGGCTACCCGGTCTTCTGGGCGCTCGGCGCGGAGGGATTCGCGCTGCTCGACGTCGCGATCACCTCATGGGCCTACAGCGGCATGGACATCGTCGCGAAGTACGTCTTCGCGTTCCTGCTGCTCCGGTGGGTCGCCGACAACGAGCGCGTCGTCGCGGGGATGGCGTCCGGGCTCGGCGCGGCGACGCCGGGCGCTGCGCCCGCGGACGACTGA
- a CDS encoding VanZ family protein, with protein sequence MARIRLPLIPRGVRWGAVVLVALVILLYSVVPAPGSGTFRTGPFGVLGYSTWLHLLAYGGLAAALAYTLHDTPRPDWQVLALVFLAVAAYGIGIELLQSTLSVRTAAYDDVLTNASGAGLAVVGWRIATRYVRFYRARRVEDLRVPVE encoded by the coding sequence ATGGCTCGGATCCGGCTGCCGCTGATCCCGCGGGGCGTCCGCTGGGGTGCCGTCGTGCTCGTCGCGCTCGTCATCCTTCTCTATTCCGTCGTGCCCGCGCCGGGCAGCGGCACCTTCCGCACCGGGCCCTTCGGCGTGCTCGGCTACTCGACGTGGCTCCACCTGCTGGCGTACGGCGGGCTCGCCGCGGCGCTCGCGTACACCCTCCACGATACGCCGCGACCCGACTGGCAGGTCCTCGCGCTCGTCTTCCTCGCGGTCGCCGCCTACGGGATCGGGATCGAGCTGCTCCAGTCGACGCTGTCGGTCCGTACCGCGGCCTACGACGACGTGCTCACCAACGCAAGCGGCGCTGGGCTCGCGGTCGTCGGCTGGCGGATCGCGACCCGCTACGTGCGCTTCTATCGCGCCCGCCGCGTCGAGGACCTCCGGGTTCCCGTGGAGTAG
- a CDS encoding plastocyanin/azurin family copper-binding protein produces MYRRRFLKRAGGAGVAVGTSLSLAGCLADQYDVGMTATQFRPEEITVEVGDRVVWENTSVRGHTVTAYEDAIPDGAEYFASGGFESEAAAREAWSDFGGRLENGDRFSHTFSVPGRYDYVCIPHETGGMVGAVIVEE; encoded by the coding sequence ATGTACCGGAGACGGTTCCTGAAGCGGGCCGGGGGGGCCGGCGTCGCGGTCGGAACCTCGCTCTCGCTCGCCGGCTGTCTCGCGGACCAGTACGACGTCGGGATGACCGCGACCCAGTTCCGTCCGGAGGAGATCACCGTCGAGGTCGGGGACCGCGTCGTCTGGGAGAACACGAGCGTCCGCGGCCACACCGTCACCGCCTACGAGGACGCGATCCCCGATGGGGCGGAGTACTTCGCCTCCGGCGGGTTCGAGAGCGAGGCCGCCGCCCGCGAGGCGTGGTCCGACTTCGGCGGCCGCCTCGAGAACGGCGACCGCTTCTCGCACACGTTCTCCGTCCCCGGCCGCTACGACTACGTCTGTATCCCCCACGAGACGGGCGGGATGGTCGGGGCCGTGATCGTCGAGGAGTGA
- the infB gene encoding translation initiation factor IF-2 — MTDDTHTDTLRTPIVAVLGHVDHGKTSLLDEIRGSAVSEGEAGAITQHIGATDIPLSTISTMAGELVNPDDFDLPGLLFIDTPGHHSFSTLRARGGALADIAVLVVDVNDGFQPQTEEAIDILRRTGTPFVVAANKVDTTPGWNPQEGEPIQRSLEAQSERAESMLNEKLYEIIGQLSDAGFSADLYWRVQDFQKNIGVVPVSALTAEGIPDLLAVLMGLSQRFMKEEMAIDVFGPGEGTVLEVKDERGFGATIDTVVYDGVVRNGDRVVVGGQNDPIVTEVRALLQPRPLEEIRTEKKFEKVAEVGAAAGVKIAAPDLDDAMAGAPVRVVRDRPVEEVIEEVKAELAEIEVDTAEDGVVIKADTLGSLEAMANALREAEVPILRAEVGDIAPRDIAVAETANQDEHKAILGFNVDLLANAERELESADVKLFTNDVIYQLIEDYETYVEERQRAQQETVLDKVVRPARFRLLPDHTFRQNDPAVVGVEVISGTLQNNRNVGYFEGNEFERVGGLSGIQKQGDDVDEARAGERVSIAIDGPTVGRDIEEGDTLWTELPEKHAKILEQELKEEITADEREALAGYLETRRKRDPFWGK, encoded by the coding sequence ATGACTGACGACACACACACGGACACCCTTCGGACGCCGATCGTCGCCGTGCTCGGCCACGTCGACCACGGGAAGACGAGCCTCCTTGACGAGATCCGCGGCTCCGCGGTGAGCGAGGGCGAGGCGGGCGCGATCACCCAACACATCGGCGCGACCGACATCCCGCTCTCGACCATCTCGACGATGGCGGGCGAGCTCGTGAACCCGGACGACTTCGACCTGCCCGGACTGCTGTTCATCGACACGCCCGGCCACCACTCCTTCTCGACGCTTCGCGCCCGCGGGGGCGCGCTCGCCGACATCGCGGTGCTCGTCGTCGACGTCAACGACGGCTTCCAGCCGCAGACGGAGGAGGCGATAGACATCCTCCGGCGCACGGGGACGCCCTTCGTCGTCGCCGCCAACAAGGTGGACACGACGCCCGGCTGGAACCCGCAGGAGGGCGAGCCGATCCAGCGGAGCCTGGAGGCGCAGTCCGAGCGCGCGGAGTCGATGCTCAACGAGAAGCTCTACGAGATCATCGGTCAGCTCTCCGACGCCGGCTTCTCCGCCGACCTCTACTGGCGGGTTCAGGACTTCCAGAAGAACATCGGGGTCGTCCCCGTCTCCGCGCTCACCGCCGAGGGGATCCCGGACCTCCTCGCCGTGCTCATGGGCCTCTCCCAGCGGTTCATGAAAGAGGAGATGGCGATCGACGTCTTCGGTCCCGGCGAGGGGACCGTCCTCGAGGTGAAAGACGAGCGCGGCTTCGGGGCCACGATCGACACCGTGGTGTACGACGGCGTGGTGCGAAACGGCGATCGGGTCGTCGTCGGCGGACAGAACGACCCGATCGTCACCGAGGTGCGCGCGCTCCTCCAGCCCCGGCCGCTCGAGGAGATCCGCACGGAGAAGAAGTTCGAGAAGGTCGCGGAGGTCGGCGCGGCCGCCGGGGTGAAGATCGCCGCGCCAGACCTCGACGACGCGATGGCCGGCGCGCCCGTCCGGGTCGTCCGCGACCGCCCGGTCGAGGAGGTCATCGAGGAGGTGAAAGCCGAACTCGCGGAGATCGAGGTCGACACCGCGGAGGACGGCGTCGTGATCAAGGCGGACACGCTCGGCTCGCTGGAGGCGATGGCGAACGCGCTCCGCGAGGCGGAGGTGCCGATCCTGCGCGCCGAGGTCGGCGACATCGCGCCCCGCGACATCGCGGTCGCGGAGACCGCGAACCAGGACGAGCACAAGGCGATCCTGGGCTTCAACGTCGACCTGCTCGCGAACGCCGAGCGGGAGCTCGAGAGCGCCGACGTGAAGCTGTTCACGAACGACGTGATCTACCAGCTGATCGAGGACTACGAGACGTACGTCGAGGAGCGCCAGCGCGCCCAACAGGAGACGGTGCTGGACAAGGTGGTCCGCCCCGCGCGGTTCCGACTCCTCCCCGATCACACCTTCAGACAGAACGACCCCGCGGTCGTCGGCGTCGAGGTCATCTCCGGGACGCTCCAGAACAACCGCAACGTCGGCTACTTCGAGGGCAACGAGTTCGAGCGGGTCGGCGGGCTCTCGGGGATCCAGAAACAGGGCGACGACGTCGACGAGGCCCGCGCCGGCGAGCGCGTGAGCATCGCCATCGACGGTCCCACCGTCGGCCGCGACATCGAGGAGGGTGACACCCTCTGGACGGAACTGCCCGAGAAACACGCGAAGATCCTCGAGCAGGAGTTAAAAGAGGAGATCACCGCAGACGAGCGCGAGGCGCTCGCCGGCTACCTCGAGACGCGTCGGAAGCGGGACCCCTTCTGGGGGAAGTGA
- a CDS encoding sulfite exporter TauE/SafE family protein — MDPSTLLGVDVLLFLAIGLLGGAHCIGMCGPLVTTYAARMDPDAGRTDGGGHGTRGSRGADGGAGGAATTRTDRDARGGHLTTYEVRQHALFNLGRTASYALIGTALGGLGGIVLVTTATLTGAAGTVRGVVGLGVGALVMAVGARYVLGGATGGVHLPGLERVTGWLTGHVDRLANGPGIVALGAVHGLLPCPILYPAYLYAFASGSALSGGLALAALGVGTMPAVFLYGTLIGSVDAVHRRRVHRLLGVAFLALGYVLFAHGLMSVGVHVPHPRLPFWNPLDAGMGGMSGMSGTDSMAGIIGLGGA, encoded by the coding sequence ATGGACCCATCCACCCTGCTCGGCGTCGACGTCCTGTTGTTCCTCGCCATCGGCCTGCTCGGCGGGGCCCACTGTATCGGGATGTGCGGGCCGCTCGTCACGACGTACGCGGCCCGGATGGACCCCGACGCGGGCCGGACCGACGGCGGCGGACACGGGACCCGCGGCTCGCGCGGAGCCGACGGCGGCGCGGGCGGCGCGGCGACGACCCGGACCGACCGCGACGCCCGCGGCGGCCACCTCACCACCTACGAGGTGCGCCAGCACGCGCTGTTCAACCTCGGCCGGACGGCGAGCTACGCGCTCATCGGGACGGCGCTCGGCGGGCTCGGCGGGATCGTCCTCGTGACGACCGCGACGCTGACGGGCGCGGCGGGGACGGTCCGCGGCGTCGTCGGCCTCGGCGTCGGCGCGCTCGTGATGGCGGTCGGCGCTCGGTACGTCCTCGGCGGCGCGACCGGCGGCGTCCACCTGCCGGGACTCGAACGGGTCACCGGCTGGCTGACCGGCCACGTCGACCGGCTCGCCAACGGGCCGGGGATCGTCGCGCTCGGCGCGGTCCACGGGCTCCTCCCCTGTCCGATCCTCTACCCGGCGTACCTCTACGCCTTCGCCAGCGGGTCGGCGCTGTCGGGGGGACTCGCGCTGGCCGCGCTCGGCGTCGGGACGATGCCCGCGGTGTTCCTGTACGGCACCCTGATCGGGAGCGTCGACGCGGTCCACCGCCGGCGGGTCCACCGCCTGCTCGGGGTCGCGTTCCTCGCGCTCGGCTACGTCCTGTTCGCCCACGGGCTGATGTCGGTCGGGGTCCACGTCCCGCACCCGCGGCTCCCGTTCTGGAACCCGCTCGACGCGGGAATGGGCGGGATGAGCGGGATGAGCGGAACGGATTCGATGGCCGGAATAATCGGTCTCGGAGGTGCCTGA
- a CDS encoding heavy metal translocating P-type ATPase, which translates to MAAEDGTPVDANGDRPFPDCTLCDLPTEGVDVVDDDGNRFCCTGCRDVYDALGDVDADAEDVAARRDRNAAAAVDEEEPDPDSGSVPADHEATFLEVDGMHCATCEAFIETVATDTEGVSAASASYVTDTVRIDHDPESVSADDLADAVSGLGYSAYSRDDAFSRRQSDNMATARLAIGVLVGMAVMLQYVVLIYPTYFAFPFYNERTLEYLNQAMSSTSGTYFFIVIGVLTTIVLLVTGKPTLRGAYVSARTRSPNMDLLVAIAAVSAYLYSTLAVALLPDPSIYYDVTVAIIVIVTVGNHYESSVKRRATELLSDLTAVQVDTARRVGRAGAGEHDENGADGEPTEVALDALEPGDRVLVRAGERIPVDGEVLKGDAAVDESVVTGESMPVRKEPGDAVVGGSVVADGSLAVAVGEDASSSLDRVAELVWDLQSGNHGVQKLADRLATVFVPVVLAIAVVAAAANLALGNGVATAMLVGLTVLIVSCPCALGLATPLAVAAGIRDALERSIVVFDDTVFERIRGADTVVFDKTGTLTTGEMRLLERDIEDDLLALASALESRSAHPVGRAIAAARADGGGKARGGGPATDGGTVAEGTVEAPDDVPADPTVDSFESHPRGVSGIVEGSEVVVGHPALFDERGWTVPEAVREAVAAARDVGRVPVAIGRDGAAEGLVVVGDELREGWEETVTALADSGIEIVVLTGDDVRAATVFREHDAVSEVFAGVPPEGKAETVERLKGRGRTVMVGDGTNDAPALAAADLGIALGGGTAMAADAADVAVVDDDLASIETVFELSRAAGRRVKGNIGWAFLYNAVAVPLAVAGLLNPLFAAVAMGLSSLLVVTNSSRPLLKE; encoded by the coding sequence ATGGCCGCGGAGGACGGGACGCCAGTCGACGCGAACGGTGACCGCCCGTTCCCCGACTGTACGCTCTGTGACCTCCCGACCGAGGGCGTCGACGTCGTCGACGACGACGGCAACCGGTTCTGCTGTACCGGCTGCCGGGACGTGTACGACGCGCTCGGCGACGTCGACGCCGACGCCGAGGACGTCGCGGCGCGGCGGGACCGGAACGCCGCGGCCGCCGTCGACGAGGAGGAGCCCGACCCCGACTCCGGATCGGTCCCCGCGGACCACGAGGCGACGTTCCTCGAGGTGGACGGGATGCACTGTGCGACCTGCGAGGCGTTCATCGAGACGGTCGCGACCGACACCGAGGGCGTCAGCGCCGCGAGCGCCAGCTACGTCACCGACACCGTGCGGATCGACCACGACCCCGAGAGCGTCTCCGCCGACGACCTGGCCGACGCGGTGAGCGGCCTCGGCTACAGCGCGTACTCCCGCGACGACGCCTTCTCGCGGCGGCAGTCGGACAACATGGCGACCGCGCGGCTCGCGATCGGCGTGCTCGTCGGGATGGCGGTCATGCTCCAGTACGTCGTGTTGATCTACCCGACGTACTTCGCGTTCCCGTTCTACAACGAGCGGACCCTGGAGTACCTCAACCAGGCGATGTCGTCGACGTCGGGGACGTACTTCTTCATCGTGATCGGCGTGTTGACGACGATCGTCCTCCTCGTCACCGGCAAGCCGACCCTCAGGGGGGCGTACGTGAGCGCGCGGACGCGCTCGCCGAACATGGACCTGCTCGTGGCGATCGCCGCCGTCAGCGCGTACCTCTACAGCACGCTGGCAGTCGCGCTGCTCCCCGACCCCTCCATCTACTACGACGTGACGGTCGCTATCATCGTGATCGTCACCGTCGGCAACCACTACGAGTCTTCGGTCAAGCGGCGGGCCACGGAGCTCCTCTCCGACCTCACCGCGGTCCAGGTCGACACGGCGCGGCGGGTCGGGCGGGCGGGAGCGGGGGAACACGACGAGAACGGGGCCGACGGCGAGCCGACCGAGGTCGCGCTCGACGCGCTGGAGCCGGGCGACCGCGTGCTCGTTCGCGCGGGCGAACGAATCCCAGTCGACGGCGAGGTCCTCAAGGGGGACGCCGCCGTCGACGAGTCGGTCGTGACGGGGGAGTCGATGCCGGTCCGCAAGGAGCCGGGCGACGCGGTCGTCGGCGGCTCCGTCGTCGCCGACGGCTCGCTGGCGGTGGCCGTGGGCGAGGACGCGAGCTCGAGTCTCGACCGCGTCGCGGAGCTCGTCTGGGACCTCCAGAGCGGCAACCACGGCGTCCAGAAGCTCGCCGACCGGCTCGCGACCGTCTTCGTCCCCGTGGTGCTCGCGATCGCGGTCGTCGCCGCCGCCGCCAATCTCGCGCTCGGGAACGGAGTCGCGACCGCGATGCTCGTCGGACTCACGGTGCTCATCGTCTCGTGTCCGTGCGCGCTCGGGCTCGCGACCCCGCTCGCGGTCGCCGCCGGGATCCGTGACGCGCTCGAGCGCTCCATCGTCGTCTTCGACGACACCGTCTTCGAGCGGATCCGCGGGGCAGACACCGTCGTCTTCGACAAGACTGGGACGCTCACGACCGGCGAGATGCGCCTGCTCGAGCGCGACATCGAGGACGACCTGCTCGCGCTCGCGTCGGCACTGGAGTCCCGCTCGGCGCACCCGGTCGGCCGGGCGATCGCGGCGGCACGGGCGGACGGAGGGGGGAAGGCCCGCGGCGGCGGCCCCGCCACCGACGGCGGGACGGTGGCCGAGGGGACGGTCGAGGCTCCGGACGACGTCCCCGCCGACCCGACCGTCGATTCCTTCGAGAGCCACCCGCGGGGCGTCTCCGGCATCGTCGAGGGAAGCGAGGTCGTCGTCGGCCACCCGGCCCTGTTCGACGAGCGGGGCTGGACCGTTCCGGAGGCGGTCCGCGAGGCGGTCGCGGCCGCCCGAGACGTGGGGCGCGTGCCGGTCGCGATCGGTCGCGACGGCGCTGCCGAGGGGCTCGTCGTCGTCGGCGACGAGCTTCGCGAGGGGTGGGAGGAGACGGTGACCGCGCTCGCCGACTCCGGGATCGAGATTGTCGTGCTGACGGGCGACGACGTCCGCGCGGCGACCGTCTTCCGCGAGCACGACGCGGTCTCGGAGGTGTTCGCGGGGGTGCCGCCGGAGGGGAAAGCCGAGACGGTCGAGCGGCTGAAGGGCCGCGGGCGGACCGTGATGGTCGGCGACGGCACGAACGACGCGCCCGCGCTCGCGGCCGCGGACCTCGGGATCGCGCTCGGCGGCGGCACCGCGATGGCGGCCGACGCCGCCGACGTGGCGGTCGTCGACGACGACCTCGCGTCCATCGAGACGGTCTTCGAGCTGTCGCGAGCGGCAGGCCGGCGCGTGAAGGGGAACATCGGCTGGGCGTTCCTGTACAACGCGGTCGCGGTCCCGCTCGCGGTGGCCGGGCTCCTGAACCCGCTCTTCGCCGCGGTCGCGATGGGACTCTCCAGCCTGCTCGTGGTGACGAACTCCTCGCGGCCGCTGTTGAAGGAGTGA